The Corvus moneduloides isolate bCorMon1 unplaced genomic scaffold, bCorMon1.pri scaffold_124_arrow_ctg1, whole genome shotgun sequence genome window below encodes:
- the ARHGEF1 gene encoding rho guanine nucleotide exchange factor 1 isoform X1: MEPEEAFNGPPCAGARGPSAAAIIGAEDEDFENDIEPTPEEQNSQFQSLELLRQHPLSLMAFLQHVVLQFDSCPVLCYLHVDMLRRMNPKEGRKQFLEFCHLFLDKAGLLRVPIPHHVQFELERTRPELLSEETQRRFLQDIQNFQEPEISRQLEDFRSKRLMGMTPGEQELSELEGSRARDPSGCESREKQLAEQLLARLEEMHLTISSDEEKSSLIFGAIVTYMKFLGVRTKAGDAKKSKSNFFRKKISGKEPQGKARKGFSLPGAALWGRDAHGAEFRQSKGPESEAEKPPHPERRGPRGAERIEGGSSRPPRGGGGTAGTPDPPTGLAVTVTPPGGDSAEAEPGTDPPGPSELGDPPPEPHPGEQHPAEEGAESERRRLRIPGKLGRSESLRVPERRRSQKMGGGRQHPPRSRSNADLQGPPPTLEPGGPGGGDPPPFLPRQPEEALPRLEPELEQEPPAWRELAAPDALLRLPQREVRRQEVINELFLTEHAHVRMLRVLLELFYQPMLREGFFDEQELSNIFPSLEDLVEVHTLFLDSLKKLREESGFIIAEIGDVLLARFEGTEGSWFQKISARFCSRQSFALEQLKAKQRKDTRFNLFIQEAESRPRCRRLQLKDIIPTEMQRLTKYPLLLLSITKCTEVAAERAKVEQAAECCRQILNHVNQEVRDMENLMKLKDYQRRLDLSNLKQSTDPLLSEFKNTDITKRTLVHEGPLTWRVTRDKAVEVQVLLLDDLLVLLQRQEERLVLRCHSRALTPAPDGKQMLSPVIRLRSAMTREVATDHKAFYVIISWENGAQIYELVAQSVSERKNWCSIISDTAGSLKLPGSHRAKAARAGGGHGPQGHLDYRDPSENGGGALKEPLPLGEREKDGAVEGTEFGGPPEKREAERGGLGGLPQPPRGPEGGGLAAAALQRVAALRQLLRAGGAHGDPSEQDLGGGSRRGLPRAGAETRGRWGRERRRAPRGGGRRGGPQRPLGDSGGAARGRGSRAEPTPQFGAVPGPSSLAGG, translated from the exons ATGGAGCCGGAGGAGGCTTTTAATGGG CCCCCCTGCGCGGGTGCCCGCGGCCCTTCGGCCGCTGCCATCATCGGCGCCGAGGACGAGGACTTTGAGAACGACATTGAGCCC ACCCCCGAGGAGCAGAACAGCCAAttccagagcctggagctgctgcggCAGCATCCGCTCTCCCTCATGGCCTTCCTGCAGCACGTCGTGCTCCAGTTCGACTCCTGCCCCGTG ctttGCTACTTGCACGTGGACATGCTGCGGAGGATGAACCCCAAGGAGGGCAGGAAGCAATTCCTGGAATTCTGCCACTTGTTCCTGGACAAGGCGGGG CTCCTGCGGGTGCCCATCCCACACCACGTCCAGTTTGAACTGG AACGGACCCGCCCGGAGCTGCTGTCGGAGGAGACCCAGCGGCGATTCCTGCAGGACATCCAGAATTTCCAGGAGCCGGAAATTTCCCGGCAGCTGGAAGACTTCAG ATCGAAGCGGCTGATGGGGATGACGCCgggggagcaggagctgtcgGAGCTGGAGGGGAGCCGCGCCCGGGATCCCTCGGGATGCGAAtccagggagaagcagctggcggagcagctcctggcacgGCTCGAGGAGATGCA CCTCACCATCTCTTCCGATGAGGAAAAAAG ctccctcatctTCGGCGCCATCGTCACCTACATGAAATTCCTGGGGGTGAGGACCAAGGCGGGCGATGccaaaaaatccaaatccaACTTTTTCCGTAAAAAG atttCTGGGAAGGAGCCCCAGGGAAAGGCCCGGAAGGGGTTCAGCCTCCCCGGGGCAGCGCTTTGGGGTCGTGATGCTCATG GTGCCGAGTTCAGGCAAAGCAAAGGCCCCGAGAGTGAAG CCGAGAAGCCCCCCCACCCCGAACGGAGGGGCCCGAGGGGGGCCGAGCGTATTGAGGGGGGGTCTTCCCGCCCCCCCCGCGGTGGGGGGGGCACCGCCGGGACACCTGACCCCCCCACAGGCCTGGCTGTCACTGTGACCCCCCCGGGCGGGGACAGCGCCGAGGCTGAGCCAG GGACAGACCCCCCGGGACCCTCGGAATTGGGGGACCCCCCACCGGAGCCCCAccctggggagcagcacccagcagaggAGGGGGCTGAGAGTGAGAG ACGCCGCCTCAG GATTCCCGGGAAATTGGGGCGCTCCGAGAGCCTCCGGGTGCCCGAGCGACGCCGCTCCCAAAAAATGGGGGGGGGTCGCCAGCACCCCCCCCGCTCCCGCAGCAACGCCGACCtgcagggacccccccccaC cctggagccgGGGGGGCCCGGCGGGGGCGACCCCCCGCCCTTTCTGCCTCGGCAGCCTGAGGAGGCTCTGCCGCGCCTGGAGccggagctggagcaggagccgCCGGCCTGGCGGGAGCTCGCGGCCCCCGACGCCCTCCTCAGGCTGCCCCAGCGTGAGGTGCGGCGCCAGGAGGTCATCAACG AGCTGTTCCTGACGGAACACGCGCACGTGCGGATGCTGcgggtgctgctggagctcttcTACCAGCCCATGCTCCGCGAGGGGTTTTTCGACGAGCAGGAGCTCTCCAACATCTTCCCGAGCCTCGAGGACCTTGTGGAGGTTCATA CTTTGTTCCTCGACAGCCTCAAGAAGCTGCGGGAGGAGAGTGGCTTCATCATCGCCGAGATTGGGGACGTGCTGCTGGCcagg tttgAGGGCACCGAGGGCAGCTGGTTCCAGAAGATCTCGGCGCGGTTCTGCAGCCGCCAGAGCTTCgccctggagcagctcaagGCCAAGCAGAGGAAGGACACCAGGTTCAACCTGTTCATCCAG GAGGCCGAGAGCCGCCCGCGGTGCCGGCGGCTGCAGCTCAAGGACATCATTCCCACGGAGATGCAGCGGCTCACCAAGTaccccctgctcctgctcagcatCACCAAATGCACGG AAGTTGCAGCTGAGCGGGCCAAGGTGGAGCAGGCGGCCGAGTGCTGCCGCCAGATCCTCAACCACGTCAACCAGGAGGTCCGGGACATGGAGAACCTCATG AAGCTCAAGGATTACCAGCGGCGCCTCGACCTCTCCAACCTGAAGCAGAGCACGGACCCCCTGCTGAGCGAGTTCAAG aaCACCGACATCACCAAGCGCACCCTGGTGCACGAGGGGCCCCTGACCTGGCGCGTCACCCGCGACAAGGCCGTGG aggtgcaggtgctgctgctggacgatctgctggtgctgctgcagcggCAGGAGGAGCGGCTGGTGCTGCGCTGCCACAGCCGCGCGCTCACCCCCGCGCCCGACGGGAAGCAGATGCTGAGCCCGGTGATCCGCCTGCGCTCGGCCATGACCCGCGAGGTGGCCACAG ACCACAAGGCCTTTTACGTCATCATCAGCTGGGAAAACGGCGCCCAGATTTACGAGCTGGTGGCCCAGAGCGTCTCCGAGAGGAAAAA CTGGTGCAGCATCATCAGTGACACTGCGGGGTCCCTCAAACTGCCGGGGTCCCACCGGGCCAAGGCGGCGCGGGCCGGGGGGGGACATGGCCCCCAGGGCCACCTGGA tTACCGGGACCCCTCTGAAAATGGTGGGGGGGCCCTGAAGGAACCACTACCCCTGGGCG AGCGGGAAAAGGATGGGGCCGTGGAAGGCACTGAATTCGGGGGCCCCCCCGAGAAACGTGAGGCCGAGAGAGGGGGCCTGGGGGGGCTCCCCCAACCCCCCCGTGGTCCAGAGGGGGGGGGGCTGGCGGCCgctgccctgcagagag TGGCCGCGCTGCGGCAGCTGCTGCGGGCGGGGGGGGCCCACGGGGACCCCTCcgagcaggatttggggggggggtcccggcgcGGCCTCCCCCGAGCAGGAGCGGAGACACGCGGGAGATGGGGCCGAGAGCGACGGCGAGCGCCCCGAGGGGGGGGCCGcag GGGCGGCCCCCAGCGGCCCCTGGGGGACTCCGGGGGTGCTGCCCGAGGCAGGGGGTCCCGAGCAGAGCCCACCCCCCAATTTGGGGCTGTCCCCGGgcccagcagcctggctgggggctga
- the ARHGEF1 gene encoding rho guanine nucleotide exchange factor 1 isoform X4, whose amino-acid sequence MEPEEAFNGPPCAGARGPSAAAIIGAEDEDFENDIEPTPEEQNSQFQSLELLRQHPLSLMAFLQHVVLQFDSCPVLCYLHVDMLRRMNPKEGRKQFLEFCHLFLDKAGLLRVPIPHHVQFELERTRPELLSEETQRRFLQDIQNFQEPEISRQLEDFRSKRLMGMTPGEQELSELEGSRARDPSGCESREKQLAEQLLARLEEMHLTISSDEEKSSLIFGAIVTYMKFLGVRTKAGDAKKSKSNFFRKKISGKEPQGKARKGFSLPGAALWGRDAHGAEFRQSKGPESEAEKPPHPERRGPRGAERIEGGSSRPPRGGGGTAGTPDPPTGLAVTVTPPGGDSAEAEPGTDPPGPSELGDPPPEPHPGEQHPAEEGAESESLEPGGPGGGDPPPFLPRQPEEALPRLEPELEQEPPAWRELAAPDALLRLPQREVRRQEVINELFLTEHAHVRMLRVLLELFYQPMLREGFFDEQELSNIFPSLEDLVEVHTLFLDSLKKLREESGFIIAEIGDVLLARFEGTEGSWFQKISARFCSRQSFALEQLKAKQRKDTRFNLFIQEAESRPRCRRLQLKDIIPTEMQRLTKYPLLLLSITKCTEVAAERAKVEQAAECCRQILNHVNQEVRDMENLMKLKDYQRRLDLSNLKQSTDPLLSEFKNTDITKRTLVHEGPLTWRVTRDKAVEVQVLLLDDLLVLLQRQEERLVLRCHSRALTPAPDGKQMLSPVIRLRSAMTREVATDHKAFYVIISWENGAQIYELVAQSVSERKNWCSIISDTAGSLKLPGSHRAKAARAGGGHGPQGHLDYRDPSENGGGALKEPLPLGEREKDGAVEGTEFGGPPEKREAERGGLGGLPQPPRGPEGGGLAAAALQRVAALRQLLRAGGAHGDPSEQDLGGGSRRGLPRAGAETRGRWGRERRRAPRGGGRRGGPQRPLGDSGGAARGRGSRAEPTPQFGAVPGPSSLAGG is encoded by the exons ATGGAGCCGGAGGAGGCTTTTAATGGG CCCCCCTGCGCGGGTGCCCGCGGCCCTTCGGCCGCTGCCATCATCGGCGCCGAGGACGAGGACTTTGAGAACGACATTGAGCCC ACCCCCGAGGAGCAGAACAGCCAAttccagagcctggagctgctgcggCAGCATCCGCTCTCCCTCATGGCCTTCCTGCAGCACGTCGTGCTCCAGTTCGACTCCTGCCCCGTG ctttGCTACTTGCACGTGGACATGCTGCGGAGGATGAACCCCAAGGAGGGCAGGAAGCAATTCCTGGAATTCTGCCACTTGTTCCTGGACAAGGCGGGG CTCCTGCGGGTGCCCATCCCACACCACGTCCAGTTTGAACTGG AACGGACCCGCCCGGAGCTGCTGTCGGAGGAGACCCAGCGGCGATTCCTGCAGGACATCCAGAATTTCCAGGAGCCGGAAATTTCCCGGCAGCTGGAAGACTTCAG ATCGAAGCGGCTGATGGGGATGACGCCgggggagcaggagctgtcgGAGCTGGAGGGGAGCCGCGCCCGGGATCCCTCGGGATGCGAAtccagggagaagcagctggcggagcagctcctggcacgGCTCGAGGAGATGCA CCTCACCATCTCTTCCGATGAGGAAAAAAG ctccctcatctTCGGCGCCATCGTCACCTACATGAAATTCCTGGGGGTGAGGACCAAGGCGGGCGATGccaaaaaatccaaatccaACTTTTTCCGTAAAAAG atttCTGGGAAGGAGCCCCAGGGAAAGGCCCGGAAGGGGTTCAGCCTCCCCGGGGCAGCGCTTTGGGGTCGTGATGCTCATG GTGCCGAGTTCAGGCAAAGCAAAGGCCCCGAGAGTGAAG CCGAGAAGCCCCCCCACCCCGAACGGAGGGGCCCGAGGGGGGCCGAGCGTATTGAGGGGGGGTCTTCCCGCCCCCCCCGCGGTGGGGGGGGCACCGCCGGGACACCTGACCCCCCCACAGGCCTGGCTGTCACTGTGACCCCCCCGGGCGGGGACAGCGCCGAGGCTGAGCCAG GGACAGACCCCCCGGGACCCTCGGAATTGGGGGACCCCCCACCGGAGCCCCAccctggggagcagcacccagcagaggAGGGGGCTGAGAGTGAGAG cctggagccgGGGGGGCCCGGCGGGGGCGACCCCCCGCCCTTTCTGCCTCGGCAGCCTGAGGAGGCTCTGCCGCGCCTGGAGccggagctggagcaggagccgCCGGCCTGGCGGGAGCTCGCGGCCCCCGACGCCCTCCTCAGGCTGCCCCAGCGTGAGGTGCGGCGCCAGGAGGTCATCAACG AGCTGTTCCTGACGGAACACGCGCACGTGCGGATGCTGcgggtgctgctggagctcttcTACCAGCCCATGCTCCGCGAGGGGTTTTTCGACGAGCAGGAGCTCTCCAACATCTTCCCGAGCCTCGAGGACCTTGTGGAGGTTCATA CTTTGTTCCTCGACAGCCTCAAGAAGCTGCGGGAGGAGAGTGGCTTCATCATCGCCGAGATTGGGGACGTGCTGCTGGCcagg tttgAGGGCACCGAGGGCAGCTGGTTCCAGAAGATCTCGGCGCGGTTCTGCAGCCGCCAGAGCTTCgccctggagcagctcaagGCCAAGCAGAGGAAGGACACCAGGTTCAACCTGTTCATCCAG GAGGCCGAGAGCCGCCCGCGGTGCCGGCGGCTGCAGCTCAAGGACATCATTCCCACGGAGATGCAGCGGCTCACCAAGTaccccctgctcctgctcagcatCACCAAATGCACGG AAGTTGCAGCTGAGCGGGCCAAGGTGGAGCAGGCGGCCGAGTGCTGCCGCCAGATCCTCAACCACGTCAACCAGGAGGTCCGGGACATGGAGAACCTCATG AAGCTCAAGGATTACCAGCGGCGCCTCGACCTCTCCAACCTGAAGCAGAGCACGGACCCCCTGCTGAGCGAGTTCAAG aaCACCGACATCACCAAGCGCACCCTGGTGCACGAGGGGCCCCTGACCTGGCGCGTCACCCGCGACAAGGCCGTGG aggtgcaggtgctgctgctggacgatctgctggtgctgctgcagcggCAGGAGGAGCGGCTGGTGCTGCGCTGCCACAGCCGCGCGCTCACCCCCGCGCCCGACGGGAAGCAGATGCTGAGCCCGGTGATCCGCCTGCGCTCGGCCATGACCCGCGAGGTGGCCACAG ACCACAAGGCCTTTTACGTCATCATCAGCTGGGAAAACGGCGCCCAGATTTACGAGCTGGTGGCCCAGAGCGTCTCCGAGAGGAAAAA CTGGTGCAGCATCATCAGTGACACTGCGGGGTCCCTCAAACTGCCGGGGTCCCACCGGGCCAAGGCGGCGCGGGCCGGGGGGGGACATGGCCCCCAGGGCCACCTGGA tTACCGGGACCCCTCTGAAAATGGTGGGGGGGCCCTGAAGGAACCACTACCCCTGGGCG AGCGGGAAAAGGATGGGGCCGTGGAAGGCACTGAATTCGGGGGCCCCCCCGAGAAACGTGAGGCCGAGAGAGGGGGCCTGGGGGGGCTCCCCCAACCCCCCCGTGGTCCAGAGGGGGGGGGGCTGGCGGCCgctgccctgcagagag TGGCCGCGCTGCGGCAGCTGCTGCGGGCGGGGGGGGCCCACGGGGACCCCTCcgagcaggatttggggggggggtcccggcgcGGCCTCCCCCGAGCAGGAGCGGAGACACGCGGGAGATGGGGCCGAGAGCGACGGCGAGCGCCCCGAGGGGGGGGCCGcag GGGCGGCCCCCAGCGGCCCCTGGGGGACTCCGGGGGTGCTGCCCGAGGCAGGGGGTCCCGAGCAGAGCCCACCCCCCAATTTGGGGCTGTCCCCGGgcccagcagcctggctgggggctga
- the ARHGEF1 gene encoding rho guanine nucleotide exchange factor 1 isoform X2: MEPEEAFNGPPCAGARGPSAAAIIGAEDEDFENDIEPTPEEQNSQFQSLELLRQHPLSLMAFLQHVVLQFDSCPVLCYLHVDMLRRMNPKEGRKQFLEFCHLFLDKAGLLRVPIPHHVQFELERTRPELLSEETQRRFLQDIQNFQEPEISRQLEDFRSKRLMGMTPGEQELSELEGSRARDPSGCESREKQLAEQLLARLEEMHLTISSDEEKSSLIFGAIVTYMKFLGVRTKAGDAKKSKSNFFRKKISGKEPQGKARKGFSLPGAALWGRDAHGAEFRQSKGPESEGLAVTVTPPGGDSAEAEPGTDPPGPSELGDPPPEPHPGEQHPAEEGAESERRRLRIPGKLGRSESLRVPERRRSQKMGGGRQHPPRSRSNADLQGPPPTLEPGGPGGGDPPPFLPRQPEEALPRLEPELEQEPPAWRELAAPDALLRLPQREVRRQEVINELFLTEHAHVRMLRVLLELFYQPMLREGFFDEQELSNIFPSLEDLVEVHTLFLDSLKKLREESGFIIAEIGDVLLARFEGTEGSWFQKISARFCSRQSFALEQLKAKQRKDTRFNLFIQEAESRPRCRRLQLKDIIPTEMQRLTKYPLLLLSITKCTEVAAERAKVEQAAECCRQILNHVNQEVRDMENLMKLKDYQRRLDLSNLKQSTDPLLSEFKNTDITKRTLVHEGPLTWRVTRDKAVEVQVLLLDDLLVLLQRQEERLVLRCHSRALTPAPDGKQMLSPVIRLRSAMTREVATDHKAFYVIISWENGAQIYELVAQSVSERKNWCSIISDTAGSLKLPGSHRAKAARAGGGHGPQGHLDYRDPSENGGGALKEPLPLGEREKDGAVEGTEFGGPPEKREAERGGLGGLPQPPRGPEGGGLAAAALQRVAALRQLLRAGGAHGDPSEQDLGGGSRRGLPRAGAETRGRWGRERRRAPRGGGRRGGPQRPLGDSGGAARGRGSRAEPTPQFGAVPGPSSLAGG, translated from the exons ATGGAGCCGGAGGAGGCTTTTAATGGG CCCCCCTGCGCGGGTGCCCGCGGCCCTTCGGCCGCTGCCATCATCGGCGCCGAGGACGAGGACTTTGAGAACGACATTGAGCCC ACCCCCGAGGAGCAGAACAGCCAAttccagagcctggagctgctgcggCAGCATCCGCTCTCCCTCATGGCCTTCCTGCAGCACGTCGTGCTCCAGTTCGACTCCTGCCCCGTG ctttGCTACTTGCACGTGGACATGCTGCGGAGGATGAACCCCAAGGAGGGCAGGAAGCAATTCCTGGAATTCTGCCACTTGTTCCTGGACAAGGCGGGG CTCCTGCGGGTGCCCATCCCACACCACGTCCAGTTTGAACTGG AACGGACCCGCCCGGAGCTGCTGTCGGAGGAGACCCAGCGGCGATTCCTGCAGGACATCCAGAATTTCCAGGAGCCGGAAATTTCCCGGCAGCTGGAAGACTTCAG ATCGAAGCGGCTGATGGGGATGACGCCgggggagcaggagctgtcgGAGCTGGAGGGGAGCCGCGCCCGGGATCCCTCGGGATGCGAAtccagggagaagcagctggcggagcagctcctggcacgGCTCGAGGAGATGCA CCTCACCATCTCTTCCGATGAGGAAAAAAG ctccctcatctTCGGCGCCATCGTCACCTACATGAAATTCCTGGGGGTGAGGACCAAGGCGGGCGATGccaaaaaatccaaatccaACTTTTTCCGTAAAAAG atttCTGGGAAGGAGCCCCAGGGAAAGGCCCGGAAGGGGTTCAGCCTCCCCGGGGCAGCGCTTTGGGGTCGTGATGCTCATG GTGCCGAGTTCAGGCAAAGCAAAGGCCCCGAGAGTGAAG GCCTGGCTGTCACTGTGACCCCCCCGGGCGGGGACAGCGCCGAGGCTGAGCCAG GGACAGACCCCCCGGGACCCTCGGAATTGGGGGACCCCCCACCGGAGCCCCAccctggggagcagcacccagcagaggAGGGGGCTGAGAGTGAGAG ACGCCGCCTCAG GATTCCCGGGAAATTGGGGCGCTCCGAGAGCCTCCGGGTGCCCGAGCGACGCCGCTCCCAAAAAATGGGGGGGGGTCGCCAGCACCCCCCCCGCTCCCGCAGCAACGCCGACCtgcagggacccccccccaC cctggagccgGGGGGGCCCGGCGGGGGCGACCCCCCGCCCTTTCTGCCTCGGCAGCCTGAGGAGGCTCTGCCGCGCCTGGAGccggagctggagcaggagccgCCGGCCTGGCGGGAGCTCGCGGCCCCCGACGCCCTCCTCAGGCTGCCCCAGCGTGAGGTGCGGCGCCAGGAGGTCATCAACG AGCTGTTCCTGACGGAACACGCGCACGTGCGGATGCTGcgggtgctgctggagctcttcTACCAGCCCATGCTCCGCGAGGGGTTTTTCGACGAGCAGGAGCTCTCCAACATCTTCCCGAGCCTCGAGGACCTTGTGGAGGTTCATA CTTTGTTCCTCGACAGCCTCAAGAAGCTGCGGGAGGAGAGTGGCTTCATCATCGCCGAGATTGGGGACGTGCTGCTGGCcagg tttgAGGGCACCGAGGGCAGCTGGTTCCAGAAGATCTCGGCGCGGTTCTGCAGCCGCCAGAGCTTCgccctggagcagctcaagGCCAAGCAGAGGAAGGACACCAGGTTCAACCTGTTCATCCAG GAGGCCGAGAGCCGCCCGCGGTGCCGGCGGCTGCAGCTCAAGGACATCATTCCCACGGAGATGCAGCGGCTCACCAAGTaccccctgctcctgctcagcatCACCAAATGCACGG AAGTTGCAGCTGAGCGGGCCAAGGTGGAGCAGGCGGCCGAGTGCTGCCGCCAGATCCTCAACCACGTCAACCAGGAGGTCCGGGACATGGAGAACCTCATG AAGCTCAAGGATTACCAGCGGCGCCTCGACCTCTCCAACCTGAAGCAGAGCACGGACCCCCTGCTGAGCGAGTTCAAG aaCACCGACATCACCAAGCGCACCCTGGTGCACGAGGGGCCCCTGACCTGGCGCGTCACCCGCGACAAGGCCGTGG aggtgcaggtgctgctgctggacgatctgctggtgctgctgcagcggCAGGAGGAGCGGCTGGTGCTGCGCTGCCACAGCCGCGCGCTCACCCCCGCGCCCGACGGGAAGCAGATGCTGAGCCCGGTGATCCGCCTGCGCTCGGCCATGACCCGCGAGGTGGCCACAG ACCACAAGGCCTTTTACGTCATCATCAGCTGGGAAAACGGCGCCCAGATTTACGAGCTGGTGGCCCAGAGCGTCTCCGAGAGGAAAAA CTGGTGCAGCATCATCAGTGACACTGCGGGGTCCCTCAAACTGCCGGGGTCCCACCGGGCCAAGGCGGCGCGGGCCGGGGGGGGACATGGCCCCCAGGGCCACCTGGA tTACCGGGACCCCTCTGAAAATGGTGGGGGGGCCCTGAAGGAACCACTACCCCTGGGCG AGCGGGAAAAGGATGGGGCCGTGGAAGGCACTGAATTCGGGGGCCCCCCCGAGAAACGTGAGGCCGAGAGAGGGGGCCTGGGGGGGCTCCCCCAACCCCCCCGTGGTCCAGAGGGGGGGGGGCTGGCGGCCgctgccctgcagagag TGGCCGCGCTGCGGCAGCTGCTGCGGGCGGGGGGGGCCCACGGGGACCCCTCcgagcaggatttggggggggggtcccggcgcGGCCTCCCCCGAGCAGGAGCGGAGACACGCGGGAGATGGGGCCGAGAGCGACGGCGAGCGCCCCGAGGGGGGGGCCGcag GGGCGGCCCCCAGCGGCCCCTGGGGGACTCCGGGGGTGCTGCCCGAGGCAGGGGGTCCCGAGCAGAGCCCACCCCCCAATTTGGGGCTGTCCCCGGgcccagcagcctggctgggggctga